A stretch of the uncultured Trichococcus sp. genome encodes the following:
- the phoU gene encoding phosphate signaling complex protein PhoU gives MRRVFEEELESLHAHFLKMGVLVNAAIHKSIDAFVTHDKELAQQVIDEDAAINKLENDLEIECFELIALQQPVTTDLRKIVTVMKASADLERIGDHAVSIAKSTIKVKGKKHDADIETAIAETALKVMDMVKEVLDAYVVLDAERAREIAARDTEIDAAAKSIYESCIEQMKQDPEIVLGGTNYMRISTYLERIGDYVTNISEWIIYLDSGKVVELNVHHTI, from the coding sequence ATGAGACGAGTGTTTGAAGAGGAATTAGAGAGTTTGCATGCTCACTTTTTGAAGATGGGTGTGTTGGTCAATGCTGCGATCCATAAGTCAATCGATGCTTTTGTCACGCACGATAAGGAACTGGCGCAGCAAGTCATAGATGAAGATGCGGCCATCAATAAGCTCGAGAACGATCTGGAAATTGAATGCTTCGAGCTGATTGCTTTGCAGCAGCCTGTGACAACGGACTTGCGCAAAATCGTCACTGTGATGAAAGCAAGCGCAGACTTGGAACGGATCGGCGACCATGCAGTCAGTATCGCAAAATCGACGATCAAAGTGAAGGGCAAAAAGCATGATGCCGATATCGAAACGGCCATCGCGGAGACAGCTTTGAAGGTCATGGACATGGTCAAGGAAGTCTTGGATGCCTATGTCGTCCTCGATGCCGAACGCGCGCGGGAAATTGCGGCGCGGGATACGGAAATCGATGCTGCCGCCAAAAGCATCTATGAAAGCTGCATCGAACAAATGAAACAAGATCCGGAGATTGTTTTGGGCGGAACAAACTATATGCGCATCTCCACTTATTTGGAAAGAATCGGAGACTACGTAACAAATATTTCCGAATGGATCATTTACTTGGATTCCGGAAAAGTCGTGGAATTGAATGTCCATCATACAATTTAA
- the pstC gene encoding phosphate ABC transporter permease subunit PstC, with protein sequence MTPGNLMKKSSKRRLESFGRTISLISTTVIVFIVLSILYFVTSKGISTFVTDGVSLGDFLTKSIWNPGTVADDGTPLVGALPMIAGSFLVTLISAALATPFAVAAALFMTEISPKSGKKILQPVIELLVGIPSVVYGFIGLTVVVPFVRSLFGGTGFGILSSTLVLFVMILPTVTSMSVDALNAVPRHYREASLAMGGTRWQTIYKVVLRAATPGLLTAVVFGMARAFGEALAVQMVIGNATLMPNSLVTPASTLTSILTMSMGNTVMGTLENNVLWSLATILLLMALFFNILTRYIGKKGAVKK encoded by the coding sequence ATGACACCAGGAAACTTAATGAAAAAGTCAAGTAAACGCAGATTGGAATCATTTGGACGCACCATCAGTCTGATCAGCACGACAGTCATCGTCTTCATCGTGCTGTCCATACTATATTTTGTCACCAGCAAAGGGATTTCCACTTTTGTTACGGATGGCGTATCATTGGGGGATTTTTTGACTAAAAGCATCTGGAACCCCGGTACCGTCGCTGATGACGGTACACCACTGGTCGGAGCCTTGCCGATGATTGCAGGTTCATTTTTGGTCACTTTGATTTCCGCAGCCTTGGCGACTCCGTTTGCCGTAGCTGCCGCTTTGTTCATGACAGAAATTTCACCAAAATCCGGGAAAAAAATCCTGCAGCCGGTCATCGAACTGCTTGTCGGTATCCCGTCTGTCGTATACGGCTTCATCGGCTTGACGGTCGTTGTGCCATTTGTCCGATCTTTGTTCGGAGGTACCGGATTCGGTATTCTTTCTTCCACCTTGGTCCTGTTCGTCATGATTTTGCCGACCGTGACCAGCATGTCGGTGGATGCTTTGAACGCTGTTCCACGTCATTACCGGGAAGCTTCACTCGCTATGGGGGGAACGCGTTGGCAGACCATCTATAAGGTGGTTTTGCGGGCGGCGACACCGGGGCTCCTGACCGCAGTCGTCTTCGGGATGGCGCGTGCATTCGGGGAAGCCTTGGCGGTTCAGATGGTCATCGGAAATGCTACCTTGATGCCGAATAGCCTGGTGACGCCGGCTTCGACATTGACAAGTATTTTGACGATGAGTATGGGGAACACCGTGATGGGAACCTTGGAAAACAATGTCCTCTGGTCATTGGCGACCATCCTCCTGTTGATGGCTCTATTCTTCAATATTTTGACACGTTACATCGGTAAGAAAGGAGCCGTTAAAAAATGA
- the uvrA gene encoding excinuclease ABC subunit UvrA: MAKDQIIVRGARSHNLKNIDVTIPRDKLVVMTGLSGSGKSSLAFDTLYAEGQRRYVESLSAYARQFLGQMDKPDVDSIDGLSPAIAIDQKTTNRNPRSTVGTVTEVNDFLRLLFARVGHPICPNDGTPISSQSPEQMVNQVLELPERTKLQILAPIVKGKKGQHKKVFEDIKKQGYVRVRVDGELFDVSEDIELEKNKKHDIAIVVDRVVIKEGIRSRIFDSIEAALHLADGYAIVDVIGSEELLFSEHHACPYCGFTIGEIEPRLFSFNAPYGACSECDGLGMKLEVDPDLIVPDKQLSLNEGALVPWNPISSNYYPEMLRQFCGQNGIDMDLPFAELSTDTQQKLLYGAGGDLFHFHYQNEFGGVRDVDIPFEGVITNVNRRYKETSSDFTREAMRQYMTELACHTCHGYRLNEQALSVKVAEHDIGQVTEFSIENAVAFFENIALSEQEQQIAAPILKEILSRLIFLKNVGLDYLTLSRTAGTLSGGEAQRIRLATQIGSNLSGVLYILDEPSIGLHQRDNNRLIESMKSMRDLGNTLIVVEHDEDTMMQADYLIDIGPGAGELGGEIVAAGTPEQVMKNRKSLTGKYLSGKLFIPVPEKRRTEDRGAVKVTGATENNLKNVDAAFPLGKIVAVTGVSGSGKSSLVNNVLKTALAKELTRTKEKPGKFKTISGFEGLEKVIDIDQSPIGRTPRSNPATYTSVFDDMRDLFASTNEAKIRGYKKGRFSFNVKGGRCEACRGDGILKIEMHFLPDVYVPCEVCHGTRYNSETLEVQYKGKNIAQVLDMTIEEALAYFEAIPKIRRKLQTIVDVGLGYVRLGQPATTLSGGEAQRMKLASELQRVSSGKTFYILDEPTTGLHTHDIARLLQVLDRLVEAGNTIVVIEHNLDVIKTADYIIDMGPEGGAGGGTVLATGTPEEIAEVKGSYTGQFLKPILERDKARTTKE, from the coding sequence ATGGCAAAAGACCAAATCATCGTACGGGGAGCCCGTTCGCACAATTTGAAGAATATAGATGTCACCATCCCAAGGGATAAGCTTGTCGTCATGACCGGTCTTTCCGGATCGGGCAAGAGCTCATTGGCTTTCGATACGCTTTATGCGGAAGGTCAAAGACGCTATGTGGAGAGCCTCTCCGCCTATGCCCGCCAGTTTTTGGGTCAAATGGATAAACCGGATGTGGACAGTATTGATGGCTTGAGTCCGGCGATTGCGATCGATCAAAAGACGACGAACCGCAATCCCCGTTCGACTGTCGGCACGGTTACAGAAGTCAATGATTTCCTGCGCCTCCTTTTTGCGCGTGTGGGGCATCCGATTTGTCCGAATGATGGCACACCGATCAGCAGCCAATCGCCCGAGCAGATGGTGAATCAAGTTCTTGAGCTGCCGGAACGCACGAAACTGCAGATACTGGCACCAATCGTCAAAGGGAAAAAAGGGCAGCACAAAAAAGTATTCGAGGACATCAAAAAGCAAGGCTATGTCCGCGTCCGCGTCGATGGGGAATTGTTTGATGTTTCTGAAGACATCGAACTGGAGAAGAACAAAAAACATGACATCGCGATCGTTGTGGATCGGGTGGTCATCAAAGAAGGCATCCGTTCGCGTATCTTCGATTCGATCGAAGCTGCTTTGCATCTGGCCGATGGATATGCCATTGTTGATGTCATTGGCAGTGAAGAACTTTTGTTCAGCGAACATCATGCTTGCCCTTATTGCGGATTTACGATAGGCGAAATCGAACCGCGCCTGTTTTCTTTCAACGCGCCTTACGGAGCCTGTTCCGAATGTGACGGGTTGGGGATGAAGCTGGAAGTCGATCCCGACCTGATCGTTCCGGATAAGCAGCTTTCTTTGAATGAAGGGGCTTTGGTACCGTGGAATCCGATCAGTTCGAACTACTATCCGGAAATGTTGCGCCAATTTTGTGGACAGAACGGGATCGATATGGACCTTCCGTTTGCCGAACTGAGCACCGATACCCAGCAAAAACTGCTCTATGGTGCTGGAGGCGACCTGTTCCATTTCCATTACCAGAATGAATTCGGTGGTGTCCGCGATGTCGATATCCCCTTTGAAGGGGTCATCACCAACGTCAATCGGCGCTACAAAGAAACGTCGAGCGATTTTACGCGCGAAGCGATGCGCCAGTACATGACCGAACTAGCTTGCCACACTTGCCATGGCTATCGTCTTAACGAGCAAGCCTTGTCTGTGAAAGTTGCCGAACACGATATCGGGCAAGTCACGGAATTTTCCATCGAAAATGCTGTCGCCTTCTTCGAGAATATTGCTCTTTCGGAACAGGAGCAGCAGATTGCGGCGCCTATCCTGAAGGAAATATTGTCACGCCTGATCTTCCTGAAAAATGTCGGGCTCGACTACTTGACGCTGAGCCGGACGGCGGGCACGCTCTCCGGTGGTGAAGCGCAGCGCATCCGCTTGGCGACGCAAATAGGCTCCAACCTGTCCGGCGTCCTCTACATCTTGGATGAGCCGTCGATCGGGTTGCATCAACGCGACAACAACCGCCTGATCGAATCGATGAAAAGCATGCGCGACCTCGGCAACACGCTGATCGTTGTGGAGCATGATGAAGACACGATGATGCAGGCGGATTATCTGATCGATATCGGACCGGGTGCGGGTGAACTCGGCGGTGAAATTGTGGCTGCCGGTACGCCTGAACAGGTCATGAAAAACAGGAAATCGCTGACCGGAAAATATCTGTCAGGGAAATTGTTCATCCCGGTCCCGGAGAAGCGGAGAACCGAAGACAGAGGTGCCGTCAAAGTGACCGGTGCCACTGAAAATAACCTGAAGAATGTGGATGCTGCCTTTCCTTTAGGGAAAATCGTGGCAGTGACAGGCGTGTCCGGTTCGGGAAAAAGTTCCTTGGTCAACAATGTCCTGAAGACGGCCCTTGCCAAAGAACTAACCCGAACAAAAGAGAAGCCAGGCAAGTTCAAGACGATCAGCGGTTTCGAAGGTCTGGAGAAAGTCATCGATATCGATCAAAGTCCGATCGGGCGGACGCCACGAAGCAATCCGGCCACGTACACCAGTGTCTTCGATGATATGCGCGACCTTTTTGCCAGCACTAACGAAGCCAAAATCCGCGGATACAAAAAAGGCCGCTTCAGCTTCAACGTAAAGGGTGGACGTTGCGAAGCCTGCCGTGGCGACGGCATTCTGAAGATCGAGATGCATTTCCTGCCGGATGTCTACGTGCCTTGCGAAGTCTGCCATGGCACGCGCTACAATTCCGAAACGTTGGAAGTGCAATACAAAGGCAAGAATATCGCCCAAGTGCTGGATATGACGATCGAGGAAGCTTTGGCTTATTTTGAAGCCATCCCTAAAATCAGGCGCAAGCTGCAGACCATCGTAGATGTCGGCCTTGGTTATGTGCGATTGGGACAGCCGGCCACGACTTTATCCGGCGGTGAAGCCCAGCGGATGAAATTGGCCAGTGAACTGCAGCGGGTATCAAGCGGAAAGACCTTCTATATACTGGATGAACCGACCACAGGGTTGCACACGCACGATATCGCCAGATTGTTGCAGGTTTTGGATCGTTTGGTGGAAGCCGGTAACACGATTGTGGTGATCGAACACAATCTCGATGTGATCAAAACGGCCGATTATATCATCGATATGGGCCCTGAAGGTGGTGCCGGCGGGGGGACTGTCCTCGCAACCGGCACTCCGGAAGAAATCGCCGAAGTGAAGGGCAGCTATACCGGCCAATTCCTGAAACCTATCCTTGAACGGGACAAAGCAAGGACCACAAAAGAATAA
- a CDS encoding phosphate ABC transporter substrate-binding protein PstS family protein, translating into MKLRYVSAIVSLAAVFSLSACGPVVEEESITAVGSSALQPLVEAAGEQFSSENIGKFINVQGGGTGTGLSQIAAGAVDIGNSDIFAEEREGIDASKLVDHRVAIVGITPIVTPGVGVSDISMEELRGIFTGKYSNWSELGGKDLPIVVLNRAKGSGTRATFDKWVLAGEESIITQEQESNGTVRQIVASTPGTISYVSFSYINEDVEALSIDGVKPTPENVTTNAWIIWAYEHMYTNGEPTGLTKEFLDYMLSEDVQGNLIEALGYIPSADMKVYRDLEGNVTPVE; encoded by the coding sequence ATGAAACTAAGATATGTTTCAGCCATAGTCAGTCTTGCCGCCGTTTTCTCGCTGTCCGCCTGCGGTCCTGTAGTCGAGGAGGAATCGATCACAGCAGTCGGATCTTCTGCGCTGCAACCGTTAGTGGAGGCCGCAGGGGAACAATTCAGTTCGGAAAATATCGGGAAATTTATCAACGTCCAAGGCGGCGGTACCGGAACAGGTTTGAGCCAGATTGCCGCGGGTGCTGTCGACATCGGCAATTCGGACATTTTTGCCGAAGAGCGGGAAGGCATCGATGCCAGCAAACTTGTGGACCATCGTGTCGCCATCGTCGGGATTACGCCGATCGTGACGCCAGGCGTCGGTGTAAGCGACATTTCCATGGAAGAGTTGCGCGGCATCTTTACCGGAAAATACAGCAATTGGTCCGAATTGGGTGGCAAGGATCTGCCTATCGTCGTATTGAACCGTGCGAAGGGCAGCGGAACCCGAGCAACATTCGATAAATGGGTTCTGGCCGGAGAAGAAAGCATCATCACCCAAGAGCAGGAATCCAACGGAACCGTCCGTCAGATTGTTGCTTCAACACCTGGAACCATAAGCTATGTATCGTTCTCGTACATCAATGAAGATGTCGAGGCACTTTCCATTGATGGCGTGAAGCCGACGCCTGAGAACGTTACAACTAACGCATGGATCATCTGGGCATATGAGCATATGTATACGAATGGCGAACCAACGGGGTTGACGAAAGAATTCCTGGATTACATGCTATCTGAGGATGTCCAAGGAAATCTGATCGAAGCGCTGGGATACATTCCTTCCGCTGATATGAAGGTATACAGGGACCTTGAAGGGAATGTCACACCGGTCGAATAG
- the pstA gene encoding phosphate ABC transporter permease PstA — protein sequence MNPKKVDKFMVGLIYLFSGTIILILASLLLFILWRGLPQFSWEFLTAPAKSFQIGGGIGVQLFNSFYLLVLTLLISTPLALGAAIYLSEYAPQNWFTDIIRTAIEVLSSLPSVVVGLFGFLIFVIQYGFGFSILSGALSLTIFNLPLLTRTIEDSLRAIPSSQREAGLALGLSRWETVTLIILPAALPGILTGMILAAGRIFGEAAALIYTAGQSAPALDFTNWNPQSITSPLNIFRPAETLAVHIWKINSEGVKPDGAEVSAGASAVLVLAVLIFNLAARSLGRRLQKKATSA from the coding sequence ATGAATCCCAAAAAAGTAGACAAATTTATGGTCGGCCTGATCTATCTGTTTTCCGGAACGATCATCCTGATTTTGGCAAGTCTGCTGCTCTTTATCTTATGGCGCGGACTGCCCCAGTTTTCATGGGAATTTTTGACGGCACCGGCAAAATCCTTCCAGATAGGCGGCGGAATCGGAGTGCAATTATTCAACTCCTTCTACCTGTTGGTGCTGACCTTGCTGATCAGTACGCCACTAGCGCTGGGAGCGGCGATTTACCTTTCGGAATATGCACCGCAAAATTGGTTCACTGATATCATCCGTACAGCTATCGAAGTTTTGAGTTCTTTACCGTCCGTTGTCGTAGGTCTTTTCGGATTCCTGATTTTCGTCATCCAGTATGGTTTTGGCTTCTCGATCCTTTCGGGAGCCTTGTCCCTGACCATCTTCAATCTGCCGCTTTTGACGCGCACAATCGAAGATTCTTTGCGGGCGATTCCGTCTTCCCAGCGTGAAGCAGGATTGGCGTTGGGCCTTTCCCGCTGGGAGACAGTGACGCTGATCATTCTGCCGGCTGCTTTGCCGGGTATTTTGACCGGGATGATTTTGGCTGCGGGCCGTATTTTTGGTGAAGCTGCCGCCTTGATCTACACAGCCGGGCAGAGCGCGCCGGCATTGGATTTCACGAACTGGAATCCGCAATCCATCACAAGTCCTTTAAATATTTTCCGACCTGCCGAAACATTGGCTGTGCACATCTGGAAGATCAATAGTGAAGGCGTGAAACCGGATGGAGCCGAAGTATCAGCTGGTGCCTCAGCAGTGCTGGTGTTGGCTGTCCTTATCTTCAATCTGGCTGCAAGAAGTTTGGGCAGAAGATTGCAGAAAAAGGCTACTTCAGCATAG
- a CDS encoding metalloregulator ArsR/SmtB family transcription factor — MSELNTETIQAVTKIFKLIGDPTRFLILHVLENRELNVNAIAEELDLEQSAVSHQLKKLREAKLVKSRRSGKNILYSQDDQHVYAILHLATEHAEHGREEEHEESDTRSAGKKQF; from the coding sequence ATGTCAGAATTGAATACAGAAACGATACAGGCAGTTACGAAAATATTCAAATTGATCGGAGATCCGACCCGTTTTTTGATCCTCCATGTACTGGAAAACCGGGAACTGAACGTTAATGCCATTGCAGAGGAACTTGATTTGGAGCAATCAGCGGTGTCGCATCAGCTGAAGAAGCTGCGCGAAGCGAAGTTGGTGAAGAGCAGAAGAAGCGGCAAAAATATTCTGTACAGCCAAGATGACCAGCATGTATACGCAATCCTGCACTTGGCAACCGAACATGCGGAGCATGGCAGAGAAGAGGAGCATGAGGAGTCAGACACACGCTCCGCCGGTAAGAAACAGTTTTGA
- the pstA gene encoding phosphate ABC transporter permease PstA: MKLVEKNNKRINNRLMLNNLFKGLFFLATFFGIVTLAVLVIRIVSQGAGYLDWEFLTNYASRRPEDAGIKAAIYGTMWIMAITAPLSLVLGVGTAIYLEEYAPDNKFTHFIELNISNLSGVPSIVFGLLGLTVFVRLLEMGRSVLAGGFTMSLMILPVIVVSSQEAIRAIPKEQYEASYAMGATKWQTIRTVVLPAAVPGILTGSILSLSRAVGETAPLLMIGAMTFIAYIPENIWSGFTAMPIQIFNWAGRPQEEFQAVAAAGSIVLMLMLVIMNSLAIYIRNKFSKRY; this comes from the coding sequence ATGAAATTAGTAGAGAAGAACAATAAACGGATCAATAATCGATTGATGCTGAACAACCTATTCAAGGGACTTTTTTTTCTGGCCACCTTTTTTGGTATCGTTACATTGGCTGTCCTGGTCATCCGGATCGTCTCGCAAGGAGCCGGTTATCTTGATTGGGAGTTCTTGACCAACTATGCCTCAAGAAGACCGGAAGATGCCGGCATCAAGGCTGCCATCTACGGGACCATGTGGATCATGGCCATCACCGCTCCGTTATCGTTGGTTTTAGGCGTCGGAACGGCGATTTATCTGGAGGAGTATGCTCCCGATAACAAATTTACCCACTTCATCGAGTTGAACATTTCTAACCTTTCCGGCGTACCTTCGATCGTCTTCGGACTCTTGGGACTGACTGTCTTCGTCCGCTTATTGGAAATGGGCCGGAGTGTCCTGGCGGGAGGATTTACGATGAGCTTGATGATTTTGCCGGTAATCGTTGTTTCCAGCCAAGAGGCCATTCGTGCTATCCCAAAGGAACAGTACGAAGCTTCTTATGCGATGGGCGCCACGAAATGGCAGACAATCCGGACAGTCGTGCTTCCGGCAGCAGTGCCCGGCATCCTGACCGGTTCGATATTGTCCCTTTCCAGGGCGGTTGGGGAAACTGCACCGCTGTTGATGATCGGAGCGATGACCTTCATCGCCTATATCCCGGAAAACATCTGGTCAGGTTTCACGGCAATGCCGATCCAAATCTTCAACTGGGCAGGACGTCCACAGGAAGAATTCCAAGCAGTAGCTGCAGCAGGAAGTATTGTCCTGATGCTTATGTTGGTCATCATGAACTCATTGGCGATCTACATCCGCAACAAGTTTTCGAAGCGTTATTAA
- the pstB gene encoding phosphate ABC transporter ATP-binding protein PstB — translation MIYSVKDFNLWYGNTHALKDIQLEIPTKEITAIIGPSGCGKSTFIKTLNRMVELVPSVKMTGSISYDGQNIFDPKYKVEQLRTDVGMVFQKPNPFPKSIYENIAYGPKIHGIKDKTILDEIVEKSLKGAALWDEVKDRLKENAFGLSGGQQQRLCIARSLAVEPEVLLMDEPTSALDPISTSKVEELVQTLKKDYSIIIVTHNMQQAARISDQTAFFLNGEVVEYDKTEIIYSNPNDKRTDDYISGKFG, via the coding sequence ATGATCTACAGTGTGAAAGATTTCAACTTATGGTACGGAAATACACACGCTCTAAAGGACATCCAACTTGAAATCCCAACAAAGGAAATAACGGCAATCATCGGGCCATCAGGTTGCGGAAAGTCTACGTTCATCAAAACCTTGAACCGGATGGTTGAATTGGTTCCAAGCGTGAAAATGACGGGATCGATCAGTTACGACGGACAGAACATTTTTGACCCGAAGTACAAAGTGGAACAACTGCGCACGGATGTAGGGATGGTCTTCCAAAAACCGAATCCTTTCCCAAAATCGATCTACGAAAATATCGCTTACGGGCCTAAAATCCATGGCATCAAAGATAAAACCATTTTGGACGAGATTGTTGAAAAAAGTTTGAAGGGTGCAGCTCTTTGGGATGAAGTAAAAGACCGTCTGAAAGAAAATGCTTTCGGGTTATCCGGTGGGCAACAACAACGCTTGTGCATCGCCAGAAGTCTTGCGGTTGAGCCGGAAGTGCTCCTGATGGATGAACCGACTTCGGCGTTGGATCCGATTTCGACATCCAAGGTAGAAGAGCTTGTCCAAACTTTGAAAAAAGATTACAGCATCATCATCGTGACGCATAATATGCAACAGGCAGCCCGGATTTCGGACCAAACGGCCTTCTTTTTAAATGGAGAAGTGGTAGAATATGATAAGACAGAAATCATTTACTCCAATCCGAACGACAAGCGCACAGATGATTATATCTCTGGCAAATTCGGCTAA
- the pstB gene encoding phosphate ABC transporter ATP-binding protein PstB gives MNSTKPIIETRDVHLYYGKNEALKGISLDFHKKEITALIGPSGCGKSTYLRTLNRMNDLIPDVTVTGKINFNGQDIYSPQMDTVELRKKVGMVFQQPNPFPFSVFDNVAYGLRIAGMKDKEKIAQIVEESLKKAAVWDDVKDKLDQSALSLSGGQQQRVCIARVLAIEPEVILLDEPTSALDPISSAQIERMLMELKEDYTMIIVTHNMQQASRISDNTAFFLNGELIEFGETSQIFTNPKEKQTEDYISGRFG, from the coding sequence GTGAACAGCACAAAACCCATTATTGAAACGCGTGATGTACATTTATATTACGGAAAAAACGAAGCGTTGAAGGGCATTTCGCTTGATTTCCATAAAAAGGAAATCACAGCTTTGATCGGTCCGAGCGGATGCGGGAAGTCCACTTACTTAAGGACCTTGAATCGCATGAACGATTTGATTCCGGATGTGACGGTCACGGGGAAAATCAACTTCAATGGCCAAGACATCTACAGCCCGCAAATGGACACCGTAGAGTTGAGAAAAAAAGTCGGTATGGTTTTCCAACAGCCGAATCCGTTTCCCTTTTCGGTATTCGACAACGTGGCGTATGGCTTGCGCATCGCTGGGATGAAGGATAAGGAAAAAATCGCCCAAATTGTGGAAGAAAGCCTGAAAAAAGCAGCCGTATGGGATGATGTAAAAGATAAATTGGATCAGAGCGCCTTGTCTTTATCGGGTGGCCAGCAACAACGTGTCTGCATCGCACGGGTCTTGGCGATCGAGCCGGAAGTCATTTTGTTGGATGAACCGACGAGCGCGTTGGATCCGATTTCCAGTGCCCAGATCGAACGGATGCTGATGGAGTTGAAAGAAGATTACACGATGATCATTGTTACGCATAATATGCAACAAGCATCGCGGATTTCTGACAACACAGCCTTTTTCTTGAACGGTGAATTGATCGAGTTCGGGGAAACCAGCCAAATTTTCACGAATCCAAAAGAGAAACAAACGGAAGATTATATTTCTGGACGTTTTGGCTGA
- the phoU gene encoding phosphate signaling complex protein PhoU yields MRKIFEEELQDLHVLFSEMGKMVNEAIYISVKGFVNHDKELAAEVIAHDVAINQREAEIEKRCFELIALHQPVTGNLRRIVTIMKACADLERMADHAVSIAKSTIRVKGNKRNSDIETAIAGQSEKVKVMVEEVLAAYIKTDIEKAKEVALSDKMVDQDAEHIYGRAIEEMKLDPELVLGATDYIMVAGYLERIGDYVTNICEWIIYLGTGKIIELNTNNKFED; encoded by the coding sequence ATGAGAAAAATTTTTGAAGAAGAATTGCAGGATTTGCACGTACTTTTCTCTGAAATGGGAAAAATGGTGAACGAAGCAATCTACATATCTGTTAAAGGTTTTGTGAATCATGATAAAGAGCTTGCTGCAGAAGTGATTGCGCACGATGTCGCCATCAACCAGAGAGAAGCGGAAATCGAGAAAAGATGCTTTGAATTGATTGCGTTGCATCAACCGGTCACCGGCAACCTCCGCAGAATCGTCACCATCATGAAGGCATGCGCGGATTTGGAGCGTATGGCAGACCACGCTGTGAGTATTGCGAAGTCGACCATCCGCGTTAAAGGCAACAAGCGCAATTCCGATATCGAAACAGCGATAGCCGGGCAATCAGAAAAAGTTAAAGTCATGGTGGAGGAAGTACTTGCCGCCTACATCAAAACGGACATTGAAAAAGCTAAAGAAGTTGCCCTGAGCGACAAAATGGTCGATCAAGATGCCGAACATATCTACGGACGCGCCATCGAAGAGATGAAGCTGGATCCGGAACTTGTTTTGGGGGCGACCGATTACATCATGGTAGCCGGTTATCTGGAACGAATCGGCGATTACGTAACGAATATCTGTGAATGGATCATCTATTTGGGTACAGGGAAAATCATCGAATTGAACACAAACAACAAGTTTGAAGATTGA
- the pstB gene encoding phosphate ABC transporter ATP-binding protein PstB encodes MGNEKTLATNIIQMRPEAEVALKTNDLHVHYGDFEAIKGVTMEFEKNKITSLIGPSGCGKSTYLRSLNRMNDTVPGAKVTGEIIYQGIDVNVPEVDVFEMRKNIGMVFQRPNPFSKSIYENIAFALKRHGLKDKATLDEIVETSLKQAALWDQVKDQLNKSALALSGGQQQRLCIARAIALKPDILLLDEPASALDPISTSQVEETLLELKEKYTIIIVTHNMQQASRISDYTAFFYLGNVIEYDETRKIFTRPKIQQTEDYVSGHFG; translated from the coding sequence ATGGGAAATGAAAAGACACTGGCAACGAATATCATCCAGATGCGTCCAGAGGCTGAAGTTGCCCTTAAAACAAATGATCTGCATGTTCATTATGGCGATTTTGAAGCAATCAAAGGCGTGACCATGGAATTTGAAAAGAATAAAATCACCTCGCTGATCGGACCGAGCGGGTGCGGGAAATCCACTTATCTTCGTTCGCTGAACCGGATGAACGACACGGTTCCCGGAGCAAAAGTTACAGGGGAAATCATTTACCAAGGCATCGATGTGAACGTGCCTGAAGTTGATGTGTTCGAGATGCGAAAAAATATCGGGATGGTATTCCAAAGACCGAATCCTTTCAGCAAATCGATTTATGAGAACATCGCTTTTGCTCTGAAAAGGCATGGCCTGAAGGACAAAGCGACATTGGACGAAATCGTCGAAACCAGCCTGAAACAAGCTGCCCTTTGGGACCAGGTGAAGGATCAGTTGAATAAGAGCGCCTTGGCGCTTTCCGGTGGTCAACAGCAACGTCTCTGCATCGCAAGGGCAATCGCATTGAAGCCGGATATTCTGCTTTTGGATGAACCGGCCAGCGCGTTGGACCCGATATCGACTTCCCAAGTCGAAGAAACACTGCTGGAGTTGAAGGAAAAGTATACGATCATCATTGTTACGCACAATATGCAACAAGCATCCCGGATCAGTGACTATACAGCGTTCTTCTATTTGGGCAATGTCATTGAATATGATGAGACCAGAAAAATCTTTACCCGTCCGAAGATACAACAGACGGAAGATTATGTTTCTGGGCATTTCGGCTAG